GATCCGTAATGTCATACACACCCGAGAAGCCGAGAACCTTTCTGATCGCAGGGAGGAGGGTACTGGGAGTTGTGTCATCATCCAACGGAGAGTAGTCACCTAGTAGCAGAAATTAGTTACTAAAAATTAGCTTTTTCTGGAACCCCTGagtcacatacatttgtatgctgTGATATAACAAAAAATTCTTAGGGTACATGTGCCGTACAAAATTCAGATGTCTTGTCAAATAAAAGCTGTCTTAGATTCTTGTTTGAGGTAAGTTcagtcacagcctgcttgaaaattctacaacatcaTAGCACTGTAACGGTTGTAAGATGCAAATGCACCTGTGAAGAATGTGACCACGTCATGTACTACTATTTTGTGTATGAAATATAATCTGAACATGAATTGACTGACTGGCCAATTTTGTGATGAAAAAAAGACGACAATAGATGATATGTGACAAGGTAAACCTTAGTCACCATCAATGCTTTGTACACTTTTGCTCCAAAATGAGAGAATGTGTCTGACTCATAAGAATTCATTGTAAAGTCATCAAGTTGAAGTTTACCTTGTGCCAGTGCCATTGGTGCCAGGACACTGAGGTGTGCTCCTGCTGAATGCCCCATCAGGTGAATgttcatctgaaaaaaaaagaacatgcatGACAAATCTGTTAAAACTGATTTGAGACAAAGCGAGTGCTGCATGGCAAATGTCTTTCTAGGGTAAGTCAATTCAAGTAAATGAGATTCTTTGGGGGATTAATAATTGATATTGTTAAGCTTCAAGTGGCCTACTGGTTGGCATGCATATATGTAGTCAAGTGGTCAGTGACtatgcctctggaccaagatcctgggagtttgaatcccagctgtgtcgctAACCCGATATGCAGGCTACCGCAAAGGGTCACAGTCTTTGGGACAGTACGTTACACTGTGGTCTTCAGTTCATTGTACTTGCCAAAAAGAGCTAGCCTAAGAGCAATTATTTTGGTAcaaaatgaacctgtaaatactgtacatacattgtagtgtCAGAATGTCTTCTGTGACACAAACAgtagaagaatagctcttcagtaagcttactggttcgagatcactttcaccttCTACAGGGATGGGTATGAAACAAGTTGGCATTGCTCACCTTGTCTCCAGAGTACTTCTCAATGTTGTTGTAGGTCCAGGCTACACTGTCAATGATGGCTGTCTGTATGGCATGGATGTGCTGTTCCTGGAGATAATAAACAGAATAAAAAATTAGCAACTGTCAATTCATCAAAAGTACAAtcagtaggtacccatttgAGTAAATGaggccttttaacgtgctcaaggctcTCCCTCAATCACAGGAACATTTTACGTCCCAttcgaaagacgaatgcagctccaacaaggatacccttctccagatttgaaccagggtctccctgTGCTAACAAATCaaaagctcaactgtgaggctgccatAGCTTAACCAAttaagctacagggacatccataTGTATAATTATATAGTCGTGATAATGGTGTACATCTATATAATTAGCCAAGAAAATTGACAGCATTAGTTGATTAAAAATCTATACAAAGCcaaaatataagaaaattgACAGTCAATATCAATGATTCATAAAGCAACAATAAAACCAGGAACAAAATATGCAGCTGATAATTTATCTTATCGTACATGTAGCGAGGAGCCTTTCATGCTACTTTAACTTACCTCAGGCCACAAAGGGTAATCTGGAACCACCACAACGGACTGTAACTTGTCTGCCAGCTGATTGGCTAGCATGCAGTAAAGCGTTCTGCTACCCGAGGTCCAGGCGCCCCCAAACACGAAGATGTACACAGGCATCTTGGGAGGAAGGGTCCGTCCTGGAACAAGGTGAGGCACGTACACGTCTAGGAGACAGTCGTGTCGGCCAAATGGAATGTTCTGGGTTTGATAAAGGAGAAACAGCACAGTTTAAAGCTCTCACTCTCAGATTAGATCAATTCAGGTTACTGAAATGTACTGGAAAATAACATATTGCAATCCTGTATGTAGAAAATCCTTATCAAACTctgatttttattttgcaggtATCAAACAGATGCCAGCATTTGTCTTAAAGGTTCAAATGAAAGCTTGGGTCGGAATCTTCAGCTTTAGAATGTATTGCTTTTATTGTAAAATATACAATACTTGGTTACCAGATAATAGATCTAACACACCAGTCAACTTGTAATTGGCTACCTCAAGCACCTGATGACTAGCATAATCTGGTGTGAGACCAGTCTAAATATATGTGCAGGTGTAGAAACAGTTGGCTTATTCACCAAGTAACAGGCTTATTCGTTAAAGCTAGGGCTTAAAGCGGGGCTTAATGTCTTGCACTGCCAACCCGACAAGAAGTTAGCGTCAGAAATACACGTAGTAGTCAACAGTTGAACACTATTAAAACTAGAACAGCACGTCATAGAAATAGCCCGATACCATACATGGTATCATTACTGAATAAGAGACCTGTTACTGCTTGCCACCACTGAGCAACATGCTGccaacaacagcaaaaagtaCCAGTATACCGTGTGTTATTTTATTGTATTCACAGATTAAGCATCGATGCGGTTTCTGTCATGTAGTTGTATTGTATTCAAGTCATGTTCTATTTGTGTATCTATATTGTTAATACAATGTACCCGGATATAATGTCGTATTGTGTAAGAAAAATTCTGTCAGTACACTTTTTTAATGTCCTGAAAATGTCGTATATATTAGTAAAGGTAATTGTAGATAATTTTATGAAGCTAAATAATGTCAGGAGTCAAACCAATGTTAttcccagttcaattcagtgcacGCGACTGTGCACGCGAAACTGTGatgttttttaatgatatgaaataaaccaaatcatcataCCTGCTCCAGTCTAGAAGCTTGTTTATAAAAAGCAGAAGACATATATATGAGCCCTTTGCTAAATATAATATCATCATGATACCTTTATGAGGCTTTCAGGCCTGGCTGTTCTATAAGCATTGGTTACTGTGAAATACAGAGGCAGGTGCTGTATGGTCCCCACCACGAACCACTGCATGGCAGCATAGTTCAGCTTGAAGACTTTGTGTGGGTGAAGCCCAGCTAGCTTCCCGCCCTGGTAGTTGGTGGGCCAGCCGAACTTGGCGTACAGGAATATGGCAATCCCGTACGGGAGGATCGTCGCCACCATGAGGGCGTTGAGGACCGTACGGCCCCAGCCTGCGGTTAGAGCCATGTTTTATGTAGCAGCAGACACCTGTAAGCataacgagatatcaaaaccggagtTATGCTGgccacaaacagacacacacacacgaaaacatcacaaaccttcttggcgaaggtaattataatCTTATCAAATAGTGTGGTAGAATATTGTGGTCTTAGTGGTAAGAGACCCtgcaagctacatgtactaagtaCATTAGTAAACAGACCCGGCATTGCTTGACATCAAAATAGTTCatggtgttttttaaacaatgatgcCCAATTGCTAAAATAGATGTTGTTAAGCAACTTTTCATTAATGGCCAAACCCCCATACATACCCCTGGGGCCTCCGAAAAGGGTACTAGTAGCTTGGCATGATAGTCAGGcctggtagacagcccagcAATTTCCATAAACCCTAATGTTGCACTTGCTTCCTTGCCCATTATGACAACCATCATGACTTCAATCAAGTTCAATGAAAATATCACCTTAATCATTTGATATCTATGATTATATCTTACTTGGTTATATCAATGCAGATGCACACAATTCatataaaatattgaaataatacAGAAATACCAACATTCTATTGACATGCAAGCGTCACATAGAACTGTCAATAAATGTTCCCATATCGAGATGTGTAATATCTTTATTCATTCTTCTTTAATGTGACGTTATAACGATAAAATGACCTTTGATCTGTCAGGACGAAAGACCGGAATTTTTACAGGAATAGAATGACCTACTTTTATACAACCATTTGACATTTCATCAAGCAAAATGAGATCAAGATACACCTTGTAATGAAGTGTTGTTTCTTGGATAGTTTGCAAACAAATCAAACTTACCGGAAGGCAGTGTTTCTTGTAATTTTAGTCCAGGAGACGTCAGATTTGGTATTGACTGATGACAAGCTATGAAGCAGACGACGCACTGAACCGCATCGCAACGCAATAGCACTCTCGGGACTCCATGAAGTTGACAGAAAATTTTGTGGTGGTACAGgtaattaaaaaaatgataaagatcTTCTTATTTCTATTGGTGATGAAAAATTTATTATGTATTAAAATCAAATATGTTTCATGACGATGGCAACTGGCCCAAAAGGGCTTTAAGGCACGTTTGGATGCTATATCGCTGTTTAATGTATCATCAGCGCTCTCTAGCGGGTAATGGATAAAGTACAACTTAAAGCTATATGTGATCTCAAAGCTTTGATTTTCAGATGCCTGGGAGGAGGTGATCTTTTTATTTAGAACAGGCGAAagtcaatgcgcgcgcggatgtcatccataaaattaagacgGTGTGGCCTTAGAAACATCAGATAGATCCATAAACTGTacatcttttttattttttacacTCTGTGATTATCGTATCTGCGTGTACCCCTGCAATTAGCATTACAAAatgagtttgcaaataaacCCAAAAGGGGAAAGGTGAAAGATATTCTGGTGTAGATGTTTTAattaagaagtttattgcacgTTCATGCCcatgggctaattgcaaatacatgggaaaaacatagggaaaaacatacatgcgtcagtaaactgtgtctgactttgttgtaacaataggctactggtactaaatacaattgttggctatatctaaactagctgggtttgacttcttttttggaggcagtggaagacgaaaagtcccactttttctagtatttctgggttctgtgatttcaagagatagctttttgttcatccgtgaagtGTGTAAAGTACGggtatttcgtggtaacttgtttaaataattcggttctttcgtcactgttaaatagacacttgaaaataaaatgtgtttcgtcttcgaCCGCCTTGGACtttcagtatttacaaattctttggcacactggtaaactcttatatcgtcctctctctacttctaggGAGTGAGCGCTAATTCTTAATTTGCTGATGGCCGAGCGCGACTCGAAATCAGCAAGTTCTAGGTACCTCTCTCTAGTGTATACAGatttacaagttttataaaatctcaGTTTACCTGTATCGGTACTTAGATTATGAAGGAATGTCTGGATATACATATCAGAAATTCTGTTCCTTATCGGGGTACATACATATTTGGGGTCACAGAGTGAGTTATCAGAGTATAAGAGATATGAGTAACCGCTACAATCAAGGATTTCTTTAACTCgctgtaacaatgtttttctacggCTATTTGTATTCGTAATAGAGCTATGCTGTAGTAGGAGTGCGTCTATCTGTAATGGGTGCGTAGCGACATCCAATCTCCGTGCATGATTCTTGAAATCAAACAATGATCAACATCAGATCAATTTCGGTAAGACAGGGTCCTCTATAAAGACCCAGATGATGTAATAATTGATACACTCTTTTCTGGATACTCTAAGATACCGTTGTTCCCGTTTGCAGCAGGTCATTACAGCTTCGGGACGCTGCACGTAAGTACTAAAGGCAGACCCTCGTGGGGGGTTTAATAATTCTGCTACCTCCTTTTTCTGTGAAAGTTGCAATTCTAAATTGACCGGGCTATGAAATAAATCTTGACTTTTAATTTGCTTTCAGTATTGAATTGTATTCAACTATCGGTCTGTTCaccacttatatgatttagtaatagtCTGCAGTTGTAATGTTCCTCATTTTGCCAACATAATGTGAAGGTGGTTCAATAATTTTGCTAGCAACTGTATATATCATTTTACTTTGTTCTGGTCGTAGGACCAAGCACTcacgtagccgactcccttcaaacgtttgactctatttggccaatttctactattttcccagcgaccgggggagactggtagagtctagctcgcccgagcaacacCCAGCGATCGGCCAATATTCGAgcgggcatccgacgattttagacccgatttttggtcggccggaggtcgcccgagctcttcggccttgtgcgagcctcgcacgggctttgtacaataatcggacgaccgtcgtcagtgttccggccgactcatgaaaaataaggcgtgcttcgggcgagcgttgtactggtgttGATGggcgcttggacgggctccggccgaactccttcttctttatacagtagactccgcttaactgcaccacgcatttgccagcgttttttgtgcaattatccggctggtgcaattatgcgaaatgtccagctggaccgtaccaccatgggcggggcggtgtattgttagtcagaaacactagcacaaagaaaatggacgaaattatgcatttattaactttatttacgtattcaaggacatgtactgtacaaaaatcttgtaaagtttaccatgatactgtacagattaaacttaacatttcttttgcttcctcacagatgtttaaatcagtaTAGCTAGGTACTGTACACGTGTAGAAAGCGAAAAATATGCTTGATTCGCACAGCAAAGTAAACAACTccgactgtaacgttatgtctagaATAATGACTTTGGTCTCACAATTTGCTAGTTTAAATGGCGGTAGGtatgactaagacaaacttgacaCCGTATCTACAACTTGGGTCAACAAATTACATCGAAAGTTTCACACTTGTGTTGATGAATGCGCAAACAAAGGATAAAAATGCACCGATAGCGTAAAAGCACAAGGACGATCTAATCGAACAAACACAACTCcgcctgtactgtatttctaaaaatgatgactttGGTGACTTAGGTCTGACAATTCTAAGTTAAGATAGCGGTATGTTTGGCAGAGATTACCTTCTTAATTACAACTTGTGTCCAGGAACTACACTGAAAAACTCCGTCGTCAAAAttccaaataaggaacaaaatgtacagcgtatctagtgggcagatatggttagatgactcagatcaaagacagatcattctccttattcAGTATCAGAGCCTAACCCGCGTACacctcgttccggtgaatgcaggaagtttctaggacgcggattcagccagatgatcacgttagcaccgcaccgccaaaagcgactgttatgtccgcctacacgtctgtagcccttgccgagcctctattgtttccgactagatgtacgtaaagacgccggtcttttattatcggcagcagtatgtagcgctgccgcaaacctcaaaccaccgacaacaccccatgccatccttaacgcgaaatcaaatccacgcgaacttgaatgcattcacagtaataggatagtagtacaggtagagaccaatctttattgagtacagcatgctgtctgccaaagcgcaatgccgcctttggtaggcgtgcgtctcttgatggtgccgacacgccctggacctcccatacgattcatatcaacgtgattgtcaatggagaccgcctacttttgttactcaaaaacagttttaaacatattggcggtattgcgcctttacatcggcaggtatcggctcatttgtaccacgtttgccgatttttagcgcacctttttagttaacttttcgaggatttttgaaaaaaattggtgcagttatccgaaattggtgacaatgcgcggtgcagttatgcggagtcaccaacaatgcagtgaatgggaaccggtttgggattttgggatttggtgcaattaaacggaaggtgcgtttatccgaggtgcaattaagtggcttctactgtatataaaaggtaacgacagtttagtttataacataagatgataaataatactgtaatattaactaatactaatatcaccttgtcaaagaatgctaccaaacctttctaatgaaagacaattcaattacaaagttaaattttcattgcaaaaatatcatcatcaataaGATTTGGACACCGACAACAATACctgtttcgtttttgttattggtttggatgtttcaatttatatatcaatgaactggggcttgccttttgaggcttgacttgacttcctgatttttcctccacaaaacgactagttgaaagtccactgagtcattatagatctaggtttgtctgccgaggcacgcccaggcgtcggcagggcgtcgataggcttaccaacggtcggccgaagctcggacggcgttcggcCGAGCTttggtcgatttccgtttggtgaaaatttttggatcggggttgaacgactgatctattgactttgtggctcctgcgcttgtatttggattggtctataacaaaattcctgtctatagtattattttcagtgtgcccgtccacttcactcatgccctacagatttgccacaacttagaaagtaaagttggtccaagtatgcgcttgttaccaggtcagttgattctgacttcgtccgtgtccaagagatggtaccgtctcatgaggtatttatgattattagtgtttgacggacgtcgcccgagctccgttcgaTTTGTGAcggtcgaagctcgggcgattgtgaaattcggcgagcttccggcgatctagaaaatcggccgatgctcgcatgaattgtgacgccggcttaacgaACGAGTCACTGTGCTTTTTGGTCTTACTGAATGGgagtttgtacatgtgtcggGTTTCCCTGTTCCGTTGGCGGgtttgaatgaaaacaaaaggtgTTTACATTACATCTTACATCCTTGTTGTTGTACACAAACAAGTATTCGTCTCTCCCAAAATCAAGTCCATGGTCAAACTAGagctccacgacctcatacctccgcCAAATAATATCAAACTTACCGATtgatgcaagtaccaaattccGCCGTTTACCAATATTGCATtatatagcattttctcatcaatcaatcattcaaattaagtcttcatttgcttaaATGATATTTATCGATATCCCACTgacatatgccacatgtttgaaaaGCCTATCATGGAATGTCGATGacggttggacatccaggtaataagatatgcagcaataaaacagttactctagcaactggatagattttggaaacgcaGTGGATTTATATAGTTTCATAAGATATACATATTACCTCCTGTTATGCATAATAAAACCTTACTATGTCAATCATTGATTCAGattcacttaagctatcttgaaataccaaacataaatgaaataacattggcaatgaaaaaaacattgccatgacgacggtggttgttgttgttttcatttttactgtaccTTGCTTAGGGCACTGCATGATAGGTGGCGCTGTCAGGATTtccaacgaaaagggctgatgagtaCCTTTTGTTCAAATACGCACAAGCATTGTAAATCAATTTGATCACAGGTAACTAAAAACAGTtgttggcgaaggtaaaaaaaagtcaGAAGGttcctttttttaatcaaaacttTATTGTTCATTCTGTGCCTAAAGTACAGGTACAACTAGTGACTGTTGACATTGCAAGCTACCCTACTGATATACAATAATCCACAGCTATTCATATGTTTCTTAAAGAGCGTTTAGATTTCAACAGTGTGACTATATCGATACGAGTCGTCCCATACTTAAACTTACAAATTGCGTTTTCTCCCAGCAGTATAAGTTCATCAATGTATCGAAATTGTCCGACAGGTTCGTGTCAGGGACAATGACAATGTGCGAATATAACTATACAACTCAAGTTTTACTGCTAACTGCTTTACTGATTGCAGCCTTCATCCTCGTACTACGAGAGGATACAGAATGGATTGGAAAGATATCAGTGAGAACATGTAGTTCTTTGGCCTTTTACCCCATGTTCTCGCTAACCAGTGTGAAAAATGTTCACAACTTTCGAGCATAAACAACTGTAAATCCATTGGTCATGTTGTAATCTCCAGATATGAAGGTGGTTTCTCGTGCCATCTTTTCTACTCATCCAAGAACTCCTCGTGCTTGTCTTGAGGAATGTAGCGAAGGTGCGGGTTAATTGCGCGGAGACCTTCCCTCAAATCTTCCTTAGACTCGTACGGTTGCTGGTGTTCTTTGAGATGATAGGCGATGACCTGATAACCGCAATCTTCAAGAAGGCGACTGCGTTGGTTCACGAGATCACTGGAAGGCCACGGAAACACGTTGTGCACGAAATCTTTCAAGTAGATCTGCCACTTGGGATGCGCTGCCATCTGGAAGTTAGTTTGGACGAACTTATCTTTGTCAGGGCAGAAGGTCATCAAGATTTCTCCACTAGGCTTCAGGCAAGAATGAAGCGCTTTCAGTGCAGCAGCCTTGTCCTGGACCCAGTGTAGCACCAAAAAAGAGACTGCCTTGCTGAAAGCGCTTTGCCACCCTGGCTTGAGGGTGGATGCGTCAGAAACATCAGCTACGTGGTAGAGAACGTTTGGGGAGGAGTTGTGCTGACTGGCCATGGCATAGCTGCAGAAACAAATAAtgataacaagattggcaatggaaaaacagccattgccatggcgacggtggcaTCGCCAAAAATCCCATCCACAAACTTGCATTACTCATCTATCAAAATGCCAAAGTTCAACAAAAGTCAGCAGCATTGAAACGGAATTTTCGACCCCTTTGTACAGTTAGCTTTACATCCTGATATTTAACAAGCAAATAACATATGGACATTGCAAAAATCAGAAATTACCTGACGAAGTCAGGTGACGCATCAAAGCCCACCACAGAAGCGACCTCTGGCTGTTGCAAGATGTACTTGCAGATTTCACCAGTGCCACACCCCGCGTCCAAAACTGTGTCGCCCTCCTCCCACTTCATGTACTGCTGCAGCACCTCAACTCCTAAACTGTACTGGACGGAACTGTTCTGGGAATAGTGCTCAGGCGTCGTAGTGTCCATTGTCTGtgtgaaaataagaaagaaattaaaaaaagtagCCAAAATCATTAGAAGGAAATCACCTAATTTGCATCTTGCATGAGTTTTAAAACTGATCACTTCCACCTAACTTTCAAATGTCATAAATTTGAAATCTGAATCTGTATCATTTACCAATGCGCTTGTACAACCTTTTCTCAGCATAGTTAGGAAAAGCTGCAGTCTTTTCTCATTATAGCTAGACAAGCTGTCTCTTATTAGCATATGATGATTATATGTCCACAGGTATAGGAGTGAAATATTGCTATGATGCGTGTATGTGTACAGAAGCATATTAATCTAAATAGAATGGTTCTTGAACAAtctatattttgctgtatgatCGTTTTGAGGGCAAGGCATTTGTAACAATTTGGCGAGACTTCAAATACAGACAAAATAGATTGTTCAAGAACCATTCAGTTTAGATTAATATTCGTCTGTACACATATCATACACACTCTCATTGGGTTTTAGTATTACATATCAACAAGGAATaaacaccaaggacattacaagTGCGGTTTACCAGCCTGTTTTACatgtgcatcggctgcttgtcagaaactgggcgctgatgcccaccgacaagggaaagctatgcggcgcataccacTTTAACAATCAttattgaccgaaaacattacgctctcaccgcaactacatctaccccctccttaaacaactctacccggtggatacagccttcaacaaagaagacatagcattcttatttggcccgctctgaaagggtttcagtgccacaaaagctaaaccgaagtcagtggcattattttcaacctagccgcgcGCGGCGGCCAtatttggtccgtcaaaccctgtttttgacggaggtgttcgaaatcgaacttGGGGGCgcggctttgggatcggtctaatAGACCAGGAGGTCCACTGTGAAGTCGCTACCAATTGACTCACACAATGTATGAGCTTctttacatgtaatttctggttttattcttgttgatgaCATATCCCAAGCCCTTCCCGAAACAGCATCGCAAAATATCAAAGAACGCTGGCGacacgttttgtgtattttttttttattacacgTATTTTGATTTGTTTAGATGGCATTGGACGTGAAGAATCCAGTGATATATAGATCAATCCACTCCCCGTATCTTCAACACCTCGATAAGTTAACTCGTGTTACACGTGGACTattacttaggccacaccatcttaattttatggatggcatccgcgcgcgcattgattttcgcctgttctcaaaaaaaaaaaaatatcacctCCGAAACTTGCAgactcatattgccgcaaaggggcagcattgagccggccctcatgagcccagtagtattttgttcatgatatgacaatactcataatcattgtacatgtctgtattaaactgaatgatattatctctggctgggttgcctacagagtttgatgttttgctctgactgaaggcgtgatgttgtgtacacagccgaacacattttttttttttttgaacggccaaatgttacatattggTCTTTAAagcaggcatcatccatgttaaaagcactttgatatgagctaattccaacaaataaagacttgtttgtttgttacactgtgttctgtggttaaAACACAACCTTTGTCCACCCATGAAATTGAAGGTTCTAAAAAGGACAACACAGTGATGAACAACACAGTCAAGACTAATACCAAGGTTTAATCGAAGAGTTTTTTAGACGTTATTGTTTTAGCTGAAGGATTATGATAAAAGGTGTTTCTACAGGAAGTTAACTTAGAAATGAAATGTCAAATGATGTCTTTCCACTAAATCTTTACCTATGTTCcacttcatttattcatttatcagaCTTTGATTTATCAGATGGACAAGGAGAcataaagccccccccccccccggcccccGCAAATaattttaatttctttaaaTTCAAATAATGGCAAAATGTGTCATACCTTAAAACTATGGCTTCACTTTCTTTAAAGTG
The nucleotide sequence above comes from Branchiostoma lanceolatum isolate klBraLanc5 chromosome 14, klBraLanc5.hap2, whole genome shotgun sequence. Encoded proteins:
- the LOC136448323 gene encoding uncharacterized protein, whose product is MALTAGWGRTVLNALMVATILPYGIAIFLYAKFGWPTNYQGGKLAGLHPHKVFKLNYAAMQWFVVGTIQHLPLYFTVTNAYRTARPESLIKNIPFGRHDCLLDVYVPHLVPGRTLPPKMPVYIFVFGGAWTSGSRTLYCMLANQLADKLQSVVVVPDYPLWPEEQHIHAIQTAIIDSVAWTYNNIEKYSGDKMNIHLMGHSAGAHLSVLAPMALAQGDYSPLDDDTTPSTLLPAIRKVLGFSGVYDITDHYKHEELRGVADVSPMHRVMGGPQNFHLWSPSVLVEVLAEKHLISRLPPMYLFHGTADHIVPYQSTVKLGERLAKVNGKAVVKIFPGVGHSEPVTDVMQPDRPTYDLIMGCIMETANLKDQKSQGDQEPTILTN
- the LOC136448921 gene encoding juvenile hormone acid O-methyltransferase-like; the encoded protein is MILATFFNFFLIFTQTMDTTTPEHYSQNSSVQYSLGVEVLQQYMKWEEGDTVLDAGCGTGEICKYILQQPEVASVVGFDASPDFVSYAMASQHNSSPNVLYHVADVSDASTLKPGWQSAFSKAVSFLVLHWVQDKAAALKALHSCLKPSGEILMTFCPDKDKFVQTNFQMAAHPKWQIYLKDFVHNVFPWPSSDLVNQRSRLLEDCGYQVIAYHLKEHQQPYESKEDLREGLRAINPHLRYIPQDKHEEFLDE